The window accgagccagaggatattagagcgggttccttatgggctatgatggcacgggtgaccttaaacaccggctggcccgacaagtccgagccagtgccagaagagacgggagtgcccaagccgtgtacgtgcacctaccataaggctatgtacggataaagtaggtattatatccgtattttaaggtatatacatatgctacatcgtatgcttggggtgggattcacgccgaggtccgaacccgatcaaaatcccaagttttggctctcaggtgggtaggacaggtgggtgcacccacctgagtgacccatccaagtgcactattcacttaattaggaatggtatataaggctttatgattttcttttctttccatttattaccctcgtacgttggtgagaaaagtaaagaggagagagaaaagaaagggaagaagaaaggaagagaaggaagaggaagaaaagggggatttcagcggcgccgaagctcggtcttcccattccggtgccgggagagtgatcttcaactctagatctacagttggaggtaagaaaagttgggttttgtgaacattcaccatacccaagctttaaacccttgattcgagtatggtttcttgagatcttgtaaaacccctttgaaatgatgaatctaaggtttaatagatgatttatgtgttgatcttgaaggatttgaagagatattgacaaggtggaaggaacattgtgggtttgaagtggttggagggtttgaagtcgttcttgagcaaagaaggtaagatggttttccctcacttgaatctaacctagatctaggttagaaccatcctataggaccttgaaggtgtgaagaatgggtggggaaaagctccatttgattccccaaaaaaatggagaaaatggggaagaaacagtgtcttttccgccaagactggtgggtacaaccggtgggctcctacccgcctgtgggtacccacctgagaaggcaggggggccttcaggcccaaccgacgggtaccatcggcgggtacaaccggcgggtaggtcctagcaagggggtccctggcccaaccagcGGGTACCACCGACGGGTACtatcggcgggcccctacccgccggtcccaaccggtgggtaagaccggtgggtagatagcccacctgtctgacccacccatgtggccccgaaggtgatccttatgtccgatcgaacccagatcggacgtgtgaccttcttttgacgttctaaacacgattgtGACATCGGAtttcgttaattttgattctaaaatggtgaagtactaaccccgctcaattatgttaggttcaccaaatcctacccgattagctccggatctcacccgtgccgaacaggaatccttgtacgctacaagtaagtggggagaggacgtttggccttgtttcaaggcatttgtttggcattcatctaattatatctaatctagtcatgtcatcatgaatatgctatatagattagtcattccacacattgatgtgcatatatgctatgtttacttttcaaatgccaattgaatgagatgtttatatgttgaatgtggacatcatggtgcataatgcattgatagactagatgccgtagtcggcttggaaacgaatgcattggtggcccgtggaatgggacacggNNNNNNNNNNNNNNNNNNNNNNNNNNNNNNNNNNNNNNNNNNNNNNNNNNNNNNNNNNNNNNNNNNNNNNNNNNNNNNNNNNNNNNNNNNNNNNNNNNNNCTTCAACGATCAGGAGCTTAGAAATGCAAGGTTAATCAATCTAATATAACTCTCTCTGCGATGCTGCGAGGATGGGTCGCACAGCCACGCTTTGCTCTAACTCTGCAAGGAACAGAATCCCCAAAAAGCTTCTCCATCTCTATATCTAAGAACCCAGACATCCCACTTTGTAAGTTGCCACTCCGTTCTCCTTTCTACAATCCACAACAAAACCCGTCAGAATCAAGCAATATAAGCCACAGATTCATCAAAATCCAGCTCAGATTGTTACCACTTGAGCAAAATTAGCTGCCTCCTGTTCAGAATTTCTTTCCCTGGCGCGCTTATTAGTTGGAATATCAGGCAACGGAGGTAAGTCCTGACTACCCATAAAGCTTGACATGAATTCATCGCAGCCAACACCTGAAGGTGAATTCAGTTGAGAAAGAAATTCTGCCGGTAAACTGTTCTGTCTGAAGGAGCTGTGACCAGGCGCAACCATGGTAGTCTGGAAGAAGTTGGGGTCAGCCTCGGCAGAACTGTAATTTTCAGAGTTTCTGAAATTGGGTGTCGTTGAACTGTTTACAGGAGCTTGAGAGAGACATTGGGTCTGTGAAAGAAGCTCGTCATCTTGGAACAGAGAGTCGAACCAAGTCGCCGGAGCTGACCGGAACCGGGAGAGCCTAGTGGGTTCAAAGCCACCGGCGCCACCACATCCTCCGCTGCTAATACCCATCTGTTGTTGCATCTGCAGCTGTGATGGGTAGTAACTTTCTTATTCAAAAACAGCAAAAGGTCGCAGAAATCCGAACAGAGAAGGAGCAAGCCCTGAAGCCCTTTTCAATCGTGTTGTATTTCACACTTTCACTTCTCCTTCAAGATTGAGAAGCTCCAGAAAGTTGATCTCTAGCCTCCGTCTGGCCTTGTTTGGAAGTGTCCCTATCAGATGCCTCTACACATGGGGGCATGAGATTAGTAATGTTTTTTTGTGGATGAGATTAGTATTTTAGGAGTATTTGAAATTTTGTCTTATTTATTTTGAGGAAAGTGTTCTATGCAAAGAGTGATTTCTCTGTGTGCATAAGGACCAATGATAACgtataaagaagaatttttAAAGGAATTATTTCTCATTTTATAGGAATGGGCCTTCCATGTGTCTGGATGTTGAGGCCACAATTCCCatagaaatcattttttttattattatttattatttatttatttatttttgataaatttagAGTGTAGACAATGCGGTGTCTCAACAGTGACTTGATACTAGCAACCCACACGTACCCAAAGGCTACAATGTTAAAGCTGGTTTAGACATTGACCTCTAATCTTTTAAAAACCATTTCAGGATTGGGGATTTAAAGGTGTCACATGGGGAGCAAGGGAccattagtttaaaaaaaatcagggtTAATGTTTTAATCTCCTTAATTTTGGGAGAGATAATAACTTGTGCCATGCCCATATGTGATAGAGAAAGAGCACCATCCTAAAAGTGGTTCAATGTCGGCTCCAATTGCAACGCATAGAGAAGCATCTTGGTAGGCTTTATTTTTAGCCTGCCATAAAGTCAGAATTCTTGTATGCTCAACAAAATTATGGGTTATTGATTCCATATGACAAAACATATCTCAACAGTTAAAATTttacctcgaattccacaaaaaaaaaaaaattacctcgAACAAGTACAAACCATGCTTAAAGAATGAAtttaagggattttttttccttctaacttttcttttttcaaatgaTAAGATACTATTATCACATATGTTTACAAAACAGGgttaaaaaatgaatttaaagttttttttttcttctaccttttctttttcaaatgaTATGAGTATCATTATTATCATATATCATATACTATTAGCATATACTTGTGCTTCGCGTGGTTTATCTTTTTTGAACTATTTaccctttttcttatttaatataATCTTTTCCATGTTGCCTTTTGTctccttcatttttattttttgagtaatGTTGGTCCCATTACTCTTCAACTTTTATAGAGAATTGTTATtttcttctataaaaaaaaattaatttttatttgttataGAGAGAGTTGAGGGCCTAAGACTTtagtaaaaatataaattttattagtttctaaataaagagagagatgattcaCGATATCACATTTGTTAAAGTAGAAGTCCATAGGTGAATCCCTTGATAAGGAAGGTTGTccatagtcttttttttttttttttgggggggggggggggaggagaggggCATGGTGGGGGCAAGGGGAAGATTTCCACGAATCACTCTAAGAAAATTAACTGATCTTACGGACGAgatacaactctctctctctccaccctaCGTTTCTAACCCCTCTTTCTTTCTCGCTCTGTAGCAGCCTGTCCTCCTGATTTGGGATCTCCTTCCTTGCGTCTCACTCCCATCTCCCCATTAGAAGGGAGGAATATCAATAAACTAAACCAAGCGCATCTTTCTCCATTATACCTTTAATTCTGcgcttctctctctccacattcTCTCATGTCTCTCTCCTCTAGACCCTAGAGTCCAGCCTCTTTATGATCAAGGTTGGTGCAAGAGTTTATAAATGAGTGTCTTCAATTCTTcactattttattgatttaatttCTATTCTGTTATTGTGCCAACTGGGGTTCTTATCATTGAGGCTTTTGGGAGCTTTCTGTATTCAGATTTCATTGTTTGTTATCCAGTCTGATAAAATCAATACGCTTCCAATGCGATGAAGTTTAATTGATGATTGTGATtcataatatattaatttttatttgtttttcgtTACAATGTGAGATGAATTGTACTTTTTAGCATCCTTCGCCTTCTTGGCATCTATTTTGTCTTTGGATTAAAAGAAGTGATGTGGATTTGATTCCACCACATGAAATTTGCAGGGAGAAGGTGAATATACCATCATTGAAATCTTTCATGACCATAGAAGGAGTAGGAGTAGATACAACCATCGTCCAATGGGGATTGAGGAGACACACATGAAACAATCAGGCCAACAGGGAAGCCTCTTGGCACCTTCAATTCGGGAACGTTTGCTGTGAATTCCCCTTATTTCATAGCAAAAAATATCACTTTTCAAGTAAATTATAATAGTTCTTGcattacatctctctctctctctctctctctctctccacctgtTCTGATATTATATTACAAATATACAAACTGTAACTATATGTCATGTGATGCAGAACGCAACACCTCTTCCACCACCAGGGGCTGTCCTTTATATTTAGGGCATAAAAAGAAGCATTGGTCCCTAGACTTACTTCAACTGTTATCCATACAGGTTAAGATTCTCTTCTCGCTTTACCCTTCTACTGATTCCATAACTGCTCATTACTTGGAATTTGAACAACCGCCAGTGATCTAGGTAagagtactctctctctctctctcatctatgGCTTCTTTGCTTTTGTTGAAATTTTTGGCTGAACTAGGGAAACATGGTTATCTATCCCTGCAACAAGGTAAGTCTAATATTTTGATTTCCCAGAACTTAAGACATCAATGATACAATCTTATAATGCATTGAATGTTAGTGATATCGAATTTAGAAGCCTTCTCTGGTTTtagcctttcttaaaaccctcaTCTTTAGTACACAAAGCCTATCCTGAAATTTGAGGACTCCatttttagtcaacttgaagTCCATgcccttttgttttctttctcttatatCACTGACTATCCTTTGCAAGTTTTCATTTGATAGTTAAGAAACTTGAATTTTCTctataaaagaaggttgtatCACTAGTGCAGCCAAAGTTATAGTCACGTCATTCATCAATAATTCTAAGtccattcttctagcttctTCATCAACTACACATTCATCGTCAATGCTGCTAATGATAAGGTCTGGGATTTCCTACTCAAAGCATCAACCACTATATTGGCCTTCTCAGGATGATAATAAATGGtgcaatcatagtccttcatcaactttagtcatcttctctgcctcatgtttAGCCCCTTTTGGGTGAAAATGTATTTTAAACTCTTGTGATCACTATAGATTTCACTTTTTACACGATGCAAATAGTGACACCAAATCTTTAATGCAAAAATTACCGCTACCGATTCCAGATCATGTGCGGGATAATTCTTTTCGTAGTCCTTCAACTGTGGAGATGTATATGCAATAACTTTaccattttgcatcaacacatAGCCCAAACCAATTTGGATGCGTCATTGTATACTACCATTTCTAAATTACCCTTTGGAATAGTAAGTAATGGAGTTGTAACCAACCTCTGTTTCAgttcttggaagctcttctcacatttcttagatcattcaaatttcactccctaTCAATTGGGTCATTAGAGCAAAAATGCATTATAAGTTATCTATGAATCTTTTGTAGTATCTTGCTAGCCCTAGGAAACTACGAATCTCACCCACATTCTTGGCTACTTCTGATTTTAAAACTGCTTTcacctttccaggatcaacttcaatgcccttctCTGAGACAACATGCCCTAAAAAGTATGATTGGGAGAgccaaaaatcacattttctgaattttgcatataattGTTTCTCTCGTAGTTGTTGCAATGCCAATATCAAATGGATAGCATATTCTTCCCTATTCTTTAAGTAGATCAGAATGTAATCGATGAACATGATGAAGAAAGTGTCCAACGTGTCATGGAATACTCTATTCATTAGCTCTATGAAAACTGCaggtgcattggttagcccaaatggcataactatGTCCATAACCGGTTTTGAAAGTTGCCTTTTAATTTCACACTCTCTTATCTTGAACTGATGATACCCAAATCTGAGaacaattttggaaaatattgtTACACCTTGCAATTAATCAAATAGGTCATCAATTTTGGGCAAcagataccggttcttgatagtcagcttgTTAAGCTCCCTGTAGTCTATACACATTCTCatgctttcatctttcttcttaacaaagagcactggtgctccccatggaggcACACTAGGCCTGATGAATTCCTTCTTCAACAAATCTTACAGTTGTTCCTTCAACTCTTTCAATTCTgaaagtgccatcctatatggagttTTGGATATAAGTGCTGCTCTAGGAACCAAGTCAATAATGAACTCTGTTTCTCAGTCCGGAGGTACTCCAACCAAGTCTTCGGGAAATACATCCGAAAAATCCATCATTATATCTATTTCCTCTAAAGACTTGCTTATTTTGTTTGTATCCACAACAGATGCCAAGTAGGCTTCACATCCTTGATTCAGTAACTTCTTTACTTGAAGTGCGAATATAACCATTTTCTTGGACTTTTTCACCTTCTTCTCTTTGTAAATAAATTCATCTCCATCTCAAGTTTTGAACACAATCTTCTTTTCAGCACATATACACATGCTTGATGGGCAGATAACCAATTCATACCTAAAATGACATCAAAGTCATGTATATCCAGCTTGATCAGGTGAGTAATCATGTCCCACCCATAGACTTATTTGGGGCATGACTCATATACTTCATTCAATCCTACTTCACTACCCATGGGTGTGCTAACAACTAATTTGTGTGTCAAAATATTTGGCTTAATATCATCTTAGCAGCAAAAGTTggagatacaaatgaatgtgatgcacctGTATCAAACAATACATATGCCGGTATCATTGAGATCAGCAATGTATCTTTGATAACCCCAGGTGAAGATTCCGCATTTAGATAGAGTTGCCACAATTAGAATTAGACTATTATTTTCTCCTATAGATTCCTAGAGTTGTACGATTTGCATGTGAGAATATTTTCTGAAGTAGATTTCTCTATTCTAAGAATACCTGACAAGCcaaaattttcatcatttaCATTACTGATACAGATAAACATCAAGTAAATAATTTTCTCCTAGAAATTTGTTGGGGATTGTGGAAGGAGATGAGGTGGAGAATTCTTGGGGACAACACCAGGAACCTCGTAGCAACAATATGCAAGTGCATTTCACCATTTATGATCACACGATATTCTTTAGAGACTTTTAAATCCACTTTGTGGAAATCGTGTGGTGTATTTTTGAACCGTTCGTATGTTCATTGTGAACAACCATACCCTTGAACATGAACTTATGTTCCCATAATGATTAATAATTTTCTTATACAAAAATTTAAGTTAACTTTTGCCCGAAACCCATTAGAGTTCGAGTTTTAAAATCTATACCCAAGACACTATAAAAATCACAGAAGCTCAAAATCATATCCAGAATTCAGTATCTCTaacaacaaaataaatattttatttatttccaacagaatttttatgaaataaatgTGAAGGATCCGCAATTCTAATATGTGCCTGAAACAGAGCAAAAGCCGAGCTACCGAAGATATGAGAATCAAAGAAAACAGCAAAGAAACTTCTTCATCACAGAGAGAATATTAACAGAATAGAATTGATGAAATTCTAACGTTACTAataaataacatataaaaaatgaatattGAAAGCATAAAGTGGACGCAGTGCCAAAGAAAAGGCAGGTCTTTGCCAGTCGATGTAGAGGAAGCTCCTTGATATCCAGGTAGTGACAGAACTCAGGGTCATCTGCAAAAACTACTAATAGTACCCATAAGTCTACAACTGCATTGGTCGAGAAGGGAACTAGATCAGCTATTCAATTTTTCTATAGCTAGAAGCTTGGCATATTTCATCATCTTTTACTGTTATGTTGTAATAGAAAAGAAGGACTCAGAAACTAGTTCCAATAATATTAGTCCTAGTTCTGTTGTAGAAGGCAATATAGTTGACCATGATCTCACCAGCAGTCGAAGTCATTAGCGTCTAGAATTACAAGTCCAAAAAGACCAGGTAGTAGGAACTagccatcattttttttttctctataggTAGGTAGGAACGGGAAGGTAATAATCAAGAgacttgaacttgagacctcttggcgAGCAGGGGCTTTGTTTACCACAACTGCACCAACTGCGCAAAGCACTCATAAGAGAAATTTAAGTACCCTCTCTGTCGGGCCACGGGAAAATCAATGGTTGGCTTGTTGTGGAGATCGCTTGCCGGTTCCTGAAACCCAAGGCAGGAAGTTGTTGTTGTTAAACATGTGCTTTTCTTTGGGATACGATCTGACCTCAGAAGCATGCAAGGCTTGAACACCCTCTTGTGCAGTCCTCAGAGGTAGACCTAGAATGAGAGAGTGACGAGGAATTTGGAAAGGCTTAAAGACCTAGGGGATGTGCTTAGTGGAATCCAGTCAACATGGCGAGGAGAGTAGCGATGATAGAATGGTGTATGCAAATGAGAGAGAAATGTGTCTAATGGAGAGATAGATAGAGGAGAGCTTTTAGGAAGTACATAGTGTAGGTGGTGATATTTggaaagaatgagagagagagagagtctatgAGGTTGTGTGAGACAATGAGGGAGAGTATTTTGAAAAGTACAATACATACATGGAAGGAGATAtatcttctctctcaatcttgaGAAAAGATAGAAGGAAATCCGATTttctgttatatatatatatatatatatatagagagagagagagagtaaatccACCATTATAGAAGTCCAAAATATTGTGTTACTCGACATGagaaaaacaataatttttCCGGCAATAATATTCCCCTCCTTCGACGATCTCCGCCCACTTTggctacaaattttttttttatttcttctccgACAACAATTGACTTTCCTTGTGTTGTATTGTATGTTCTGATTATGTAATTTATAATAGTTTTGGTACATCAACATTATTTGAATATTTACATTAGTTTTGTATGTATATTTTACACGTGGGCTTAACTGTATGTTTAAATGAAAATGTACTGTGTGGTTTAACACATGGGATCATATTCAATGGCCGAGACTTCAATGATTCTGATTTAACGGATAGGGTTCTTCCTCACTATTGGCCAAGGAAAACTTTATAGATTCTCTCTAGAAACTTGTAGACTAATATAGTATTGATCGTGGCAGCCACAGCTCCTCAGCCACCAAAACACTTGTGAATCTCCTTGCAATGATAAAAACATAGAAGGGAACACAAGATGGAAATTGTGTCGTGTCAGGTTAGAGTTTCTTACCAAGGactctttttctccttcaacTCACACTATTTCCACCTATCTAATTATGAACTTCACTCTAGTCTTTGCACGAAGTTAGGGCATCAACCATTGTGTGTATGTAATTTAAATATAACCCGGTGGCATATATTATGAGTAACAAACccatttatttctttattttttaactgATAAAAACCTGAACTACACATTTATTTCGAATTACAAGCATTTAGAAGTCATGGAATGGAAATTGGTCAAATAGTTTCGCATGTCAAGAATCAGGTCTTCCTTGATAAAGTGATGATATAGAATCACTTCGTTTTGTAAAATTCTAGGACGGAAGAGGCCAAAACTCGACAAACGAATCTACAACCATTAAACCCAGCCTCCTTTGCCAAAGCCCTATATTCCTTCTCCGTCCTTTCCTTCCCTCCAATGTGTTGAGCCATCATAAGCAAGTCTGTTCGAAAGGCCTCTTTGGCCAGCACATTAGTTTCAGGCACTGCTGAAAGAATCGTCTCCAAAACCACCACCTTTCCATCTTCAGGCAATGCTTCGTGACACTTTTTCAATAACTTCAGGCAATGCTCATCACTCCAGTTATGAAGTATCATCTACAAGTTttaagaaacaacaaaaaatatgtACATTAATGCATGGTTACGCAAAAACTTTGTcaacaaataattaaaagaagtaaCTAATGACCCCCGAGACTCTCACCTTCATTAGTATGATGTCCCCTTTTGGAATACTTACAAACATATCCCCCGCAACATGCTCCACCCCTAAAACATAAGTTATACAATTATCACTATAATAAAACTTGAATAGAAATATAGAAAGCTGATCCTTGATCTATTATTCTATATATGTTGAATTAATATAGGTTCTAAGACCCAAAAGTTAGGAAAAAATTTGTTGCAGGTTGCTAGAACCTTCCTGCTAGTCGGGCTCTCGTAGATAAAGAAATATTACAATTCACTTTCCCTTTGtgttcacaaatacccttctatgttttagcatttttcaaaataacctttgagatttcatttctttatctCAAACCCGGCCAACAACATAATTTCATCCCAAAAGTTCTCATTCAAAAGTCCATCATGTCCCCCCAATAGGGTTTCATGACTTGTAAGTAGATAGTAGTGAACCGATACATTAGACATCAACTTACAAATAAAtaatagggagagggttctgTACACTGCCAGTTTTTTATAAATTAACGGCATGTACCAATCATAGGATTGGACACACAAGCGCAAGTGTGTCTTTTCTGAAGGCAGGGGAGGGAAGAGGTTGACACATGTTGGGCACCCTTTAccgcatacccaacattttcccaatATAATAGAAGGAGTGAAAATTCTCTCCACAGGTGCAACCCTCCTGATTACTTCTAAGTGAAATAAGAAAGACTATAAAGTTTCTTAAATAGTATCCTTATTTTCTCACTGCGTTTGAAGAACAAGTTGCATGAAATTAAATAGAACAATGATTTGAAGGAGAAAACTGTACCAGGATAAGCAGGAGCAGCAGCTATCACATGTGGCAAATCAAAGTTAATACCCTTAATCATAGGATACTTGGAAGTGATCAAGTCAATATTTTCCCCTAATCCACCACCCACATCAACCACCACATTGGCCTTCTCAAACCCATCATAAATTCCAAGTATTCCCTTCATCACTAAGATGGACAAGTTAAGCATTGTTTTGTTGAAAACTTCATTGAAACTTGGATCCATACCAAGGTACTCAAAGATGTTCATTCCATGGGCCTTGTTAAAAGCAATTCCACCTTCAAGAACTGCATCTTTCAAGTGGTGCCTGTACATGTCGATCAATAAATTAGTCAAGGAAAGTTGAATAAAAGATTAAAGAGTTTTGGATGTATAATGAATGAATGCAGTACCAGCTATCGATGTAGGCCTTGTGATGAACCATGAGGAGCAAAGGAGCTAATGAAACTCCATATTGATTAGGAACCAAGTGTCGGCTAACAGGGCCTAAACAGTAGACCCTTTGAACTCGGTCATCATCAGTAGTGACCTGAGAACAAGTGAGAATGGAATAACTGGCCAAGAGACGCAACATACGATCAAGCATATCAGGGGCATCTGGGTTCTGTGTAGGGAGGAGAGCTGCAATCTCTGTCGCGGAAAGCTTCTTTGTTGGGCCAGCTTTAGCCATGATCTCTAGCAGATTGAGCTCGATGGCAGCTTTCAATACCATATGAACAACCGAGCCCGTTGCTAGTTCCGATGCCAATAGTACTTCGGTTTCATTGAATGCTTCGGAGGACTGCTTTATTGTTGAAGGCATTGTTTTGAGTTTAGATTTTGaacaaaaggaggaggagggtaCGTCGATCGAGAGCAGGTTGCAGATATTGATTGATATGTCCATGTTCTGTAAGAACCTATTTATAGGGGGGGGGAGACTTCTAGATACAATGAgggttctaatttatttttccgtTTGATAAAGTAAACATAAAGTGAGCCCCTCAAGGAGGACGGGGGTAGGGTGGTTAGACCAACACTCTGTCTTCATCGATCTCTGGATCCTCTAGATGCCAT is drawn from Macadamia integrifolia cultivar HAES 741 chromosome 7, SCU_Mint_v3, whole genome shotgun sequence and contains these coding sequences:
- the LOC122085041 gene encoding transcription factor bHLH80-like, coding for MQQQMGISSGGCGGAGGFEPTRLSRFRSAPATWFDSLFQDDELLSQTQCLSQAPVNSSTTPNFRNSENYSSAEADPNFFQTTMVAPGHSSFRQNSLPAEFLSQLNSPSGVGCDEFMSSFMGSQDLPPLPDIPTNKRARERNSEQEAANFAQVKGERSGNLQSGMSGFLDIEMEKLFGDSVPCRVRAKRGCATHPRSIAERVILD
- the LOC122084988 gene encoding caffeic acid 3-O-methyltransferase-like yields the protein MVLKAAIELNLLEIMAKAGPTKKLSATEIAALLPTQNPDAPDMLDRMLRLLASYSILTCSQVTTDDDRVQRVYCLGPVSRHLVPNQYGVSLAPLLLMVHHKAYIDSWHHLKDAVLEGGIAFNKAHGMNIFEYLGMDPSFNEVFNKTMLNLSILVMKGILGIYDGFEKANVVVDVGGGLGENIDLITSKYPMIKGINFDLPHVIAAAPAYPGVEHVAGDMFVSIPKGDIILMKMILHNWSDEHCLKLLKKCHEALPEDGKVVVLETILSAVPETNVLAKEAFRTDLLMMAQHIGGKERTEKEYRALAKEAGFNGCRFVCRVLASSVLEFYKTK